In Candidatus Nealsonbacteria bacterium CG07_land_8_20_14_0_80_39_13, the genomic stretch TTTAACAGGAGACAGAGTTACTGTAGAGTTAAGTCCTTACGATATAAAGCGAGGGAGAATAACATACAGAGGCAAGTAAAATTATGAAGGTCAGACCGTCAACAAGGAAAATATGCGAACATTGCAAAGTCGTCCGAAGGAAAGGGCGAGTTTATATTATTTGTAAGAAAAATCCGAAGCACAAACAGCGCCAAGGATAATTTAGAAAAAATGCCGAGAATTGCGGGAATTATGATTCCTGATAAAAAAAGAATAGAGATAGCTTTAACTTATATATATGGGATAGGGAGTACTTTGAGTGTCAAAATTTTAAACGAAGCTAAAATTGATGTTAATAAAATTTCTTCCGAATTAACACAGGAAGAAATCAACAGGTTAAGGGAAATAATTGAAAAGAAATACAGAATAGAAGGAGATTTAAGAAGGGATTTGATAATGAATATAAAAGAACTGAAAGATATTGCTTGCTGGCGCGGAGTTCGCCACTCAAGGGGAATGCCTACGAGAGGGCAAAGGACGAAGACGAACAGCAGGACAGTCAGAGGCAATGTCAGGAAGACGGTCGGATCAGGCAGGAAGCCGGTGGCAACACCAGCCTAATAAATATAATATGGGGAAAAAAAGAATTATTACAAAAAATGACCCAAAAGAAAAAAAGAAGGAAGAAGGCGCAGGAGTCGCTTCCTCTGCGGGTAAGTCAAAGATCTCTAAGAATGTAAAAGAGGGGATAGTTTTTATTTCTTCAAGTTATAATAATACAATCATCACTTTAGCTGATTCGCAAGGAAATGTTTTGTTCTGGAGCACGGCCGGAAAAATAGGTTTTTCCGGAGCCAAGAAATGCACTCCATTCGCAGCTTCAAAAGTAGCTGAAGTAGTGGCTCAAATAATTGAAAGTTCAGGAATTGAAAAGATAGCAGTAGTTGTCAAGGGCATCGGTCCGGGTAGGGATTCGGCCATCAGGTCTTTTGTCGCCAAAGGAATAAATATAATTTCAATTAAGGATGTTACGCCCGCTCCTCATAATGGTTGCCGGCCGAAGAAACCAAGAAGAATTTAATTTTATGCCAAAATCTAAATGTAAAATTTGTCGAAGGTTAAACGCTAAGCTCTTTTTAAAAGGAGACAGATGCGCTTCTTCTAAATGCGCGATGATTAAGAAGCCTTTTCCTCCGGGACAGAAGAAGAAAAGAAGACCAGACCCTGTCTCTGAATATAACAGGGGGTTAAGAGAAAAACAGAAGTTAAGAAATTGGTATAATTTAAGAGAGCGTCAATTCAGCAATTATGTTAAAAAAGTTCTGGCCAGAAAAAATGCCGCCGAAGACCCGGCCGATTTGCTGATTAGGGAATTGGAGAGCCGCTTAGACAGTGTGATTTTCAGAATGGGTTTTTCAGAATCAAGAATTCAGGCGAAGAAAATGGTTTCTCACGGTTATTTGCTAATCAACGGTAAGCCCGTGAACATCCCTTCGTTCCAAGTAAGCAAGGGGGATGTTATTTCCGTAAAATCTCAAAAATTAGGAAAAGGTGTTTTTAAAAACATTCAGTTGTTGATGAAGAAGAGGCCTGTTCCTAATTGGATTGAGGTTGACGATAAGAAATTAGAAGCTAAAATTAAAGGAGTTCCTACACTCGAGGAAAGCGCTTCTCCGGCGGATATATCAATAATTTTTGGTCATTATTCAAGATAAAATAGAGAGCAAAAATAAATAAAAAAATAAAATAAATTCATGATTTCTTTACCATCTAGTCCGAAAATAGTTAAAAAAGAGGGATCTAAGTCAATTTTTGAAATAGAAGCCCTTTATCCCGGCTACGGGGTTACCATCGGGAATTCTTTGAGAAGAGTTCTGCTTTCGTCTTTATCCGGGGCGGCAATAACTGAAGTGAAGATAAAAGGAACTCCTCATGAATTTTCAACTATCCACGGTGTTTTGGAAGACGTAGTGATGATTATGCTTAATTTGAAGCAAATGAGATTTCGTTTGCTGACGCAAGAATCGCAGACAGCTGTCTTAAAGGTAAAAGGAGAAAAGAAAATAAAAGCCTCTGACTTTAAATTTCCCAGCCAGGTTGAATTGATGAATGAGGACCTTCATATAGCCACCATTACCGAAAAATCAAAAGAACTGGAAATAGAAATAAAAATTGAGCACGGAACAGGCTATTCTCCGGCTGAAGGCAGGAGCAGGGAAAAATTAGAGATAGGAGTTCTGCCCTTAGACGCTTTCTTTACTCCGGTGAAGAGGGTTAATTTTACAGTCAAAAACATGATGGTTGGGAAAAGAACTGACTTTGACAAGCTTACTTTAGAAATTGAAACAGACGGGTCAATTGAACCGGAGGATGCGTTCTATCAAGCCTCTAAAATTTTAGTTGATCACTTTAATATCTTTACTGAAGAATTCGCTCCGAAAGAATCGGAAAAACCGGAAGTAAAAGAAGAAAAGAAATCGGAGAAGAAGTCGGAAAAGAAAAAAGAAGAAACAAGCAAGTCAAAGAAAAAAGCGAAAAAATCAAAATAAAAAAATATGAGGAAGATGAAAAAGGGGAGAAAATTTGGCCGGGAAGGAAACCAGAGGAAGGCTCTGAAGCTTTCTTTTTCCGCCAATTTTATCTTGAAGGGAAAGATGAAAACTACGGAAGCCAAGGCTAAAGAATTTTCTTCTTTTATTGAAAGGCAGATAACCGGAGCCTGTAAGATTATTGAAAAAAGGGATTCGGCCGGCAAAAATTCTCCGGAGAGCCTGCATATAACGAAGGGTTTGTTTAAGGGTTTTTCTTCGGCTGTAGTGAAAAAATTAATTAATGAAATTGCGCCGAAATATAAGGAGAGAAAAGGGGGATACACAAGAGTTATTAAGCTGGGACCAAGGAAGTCGGACGGAGCCAGAATGGCCATCATAGAATTAGTTTAAAACATATGAAAATGGAGACAAAAAGAGAAACGCATATAATTGACGTCGCGGATAAAATTTTAGGGCGATTAGCCGTCCAAGTAGCGGTTTTATTGCGCGGAAAAAATAAAAAAGGATTTGTGCCCAATCTTGACATAGGGGATTTTGTTGATATCAAGAATGTTAAGAAGATTAAATTTTCCGGAAATAAAATAAACCAGAAAAAATACTTCCATCATTCAGGATATCTTGGCGGAGTAAGAATGGTTCCATTGAAAGATCTTTTTGAAAAGAATCCGAAAGAGGTTTTAAGGACAGCGGTTTACGGAATGCTCCCTTGTAATAAATTAAGGGATGAGCAAATTAAAAGATTAAGATTTATATAAAGATGAAAAAAGTTATAACCGAAGAAAAACAGGAAATTAAAGAAAACAGCGAAGAAGGCATTAATGCAGATGCGCCTGTTCTTTCTGTTGCAGAGGAAAAAGACGTTGAAAAAGAAGTGAGCGTCGCTAAAAGACCGGGTTATTTTAACGGCATCGGCAGAAGAAAGACTTCAACGGCCAGAGTCAGGCTTTCAACTCAAGGAAATAAAGAAATTTTGATCAACAAAATGCTTCTTGGGAAGTACTTCCCTGATCCGAATCTTCAGGGGATAGTAACATCTCCTTTAGGGTTGATGAAGTGTCTTGATAAGTTCAATGTGACGATAGTTTTGAGGGGAGGGGGCGTTCACAGCCAAGCTGAAGCTGCGCGACACGGGATATCAAGGGCATTGGTCCTTTTTAACGTTGAGTTTAAAAAACGTTTGAGGAAAGCTGAATACCTGACCAGAGACCAGAGAATGAGAGAAAGAAAAAAATTCGGACTGAAAAGAGCCCGTCGCGCCCCTCAATGGGCAAAAAGATAAAATGTTAAAGGAGCATATAGATCAGTTTTATTTGGACAGCCAAAAAGAGGACAAAGAACGGCATTATTTTTACGTTACCGACGCCGGAAGATGTCCCCGGCTGATTTTTTTTAGGTTTAAAAACGCGCCCAGAAAAGAAATGGAAGCCCAGCTTTTGAGGATGTGGGACCACGGCGATTCCATTCACCGCCTTATTATGAGGTCGTTAATCAGTATGCGCGATATTCATGTTGTTGCCGCTGAAGTGAAAACAGCTCCTCAAGAATTAATTTCCGGACGGGCAGACGCTATTATCAGCGACGGCAAAGATCTTTATGTTCTTGATATAAAAAGCATTCACAGTATGGCTTTCAGCAAGAATTTAAGGGAGCCGAAAAAAGAGAATATTGACCAAATTCAGCTCTATATGCATTTCTTTAAAATAAAACAGGGTATCTTGCTTTATGTAAACAAAGACACCCAAGAGCTGAAAGAATTTATTTTAAAGTATGACGCTAAGAGGGCGAAGGGAATTTTGAAAGATTTGAGTTCGCTCAAGAAGGAAATTGATTCCTGCGTTGTTCCTTCAAGAAAAACGTCCTTTTCCAAGGATTGGCAATGCAGATGTTGTCAGTTTAAGGAAATTTGCAAGATGGCAGGGGAGAAATCAATTGACTGGGAAGAGTTTAAAGGGAAATTGGGGTTTATTCAGTAAGAGGTTGCGACTGATAAATAGCTCCATCTCGCAGAATATATAATCGGTCTGTTTTTTCCAAATAGATCATTTTTGAAGGGTTTTTATCTGAAATTTCTATTATATTTATCTTGTCTCTGGGGTCAATTTCAGCTATTTTTATTTTTCCTCCGGCGTTAAAAATTAAGTAATCATTTTTAAGCCATAAGCAATTTTCTATTTTTTCCGAGAGGCGGAATAGAAATGTTTTTTTTAATTCTCCTTTCTCTGCGGAGAAAAGCCAGAGTTCTGAACCGGAAGAAAGGAATGCCTTTTGGGAATCAGGGGATATTTCCAGGGAATTGTTTGAATCGGAAATTTTTTCAGAATCGTCGGCTTCATTTTTTAAAAAATATAAGGTATCGTTTTCTTTATAAAAATAGCCCAATTCGTCTATGTAATACTTATCCGCGTCGGGGGAACCGGGGGTAAGGATATTTTCGCCAAAAGTCGTTTTGATGAGTTCAGCATTGTTGCCTAAAGCTGGAAAAGTTATTTCTTCAGGGAAGAGAATGACATTTCTGATTTTCGTAACTTCTTTTTCCCTAACTTCCAGATTTTTTTCCCAAGAATGGAAGCCCTGTTTTCTCATCTCCACCTTATATTTCTTGGGCAGAAGTTCTCCGACGAAAAATGTGTCGGAGAATAGAGATCCGCTTTTTCCGGCTAATTTTC encodes the following:
- a CDS encoding 30S ribosomal protein S13, producing MPRIAGIMIPDKKRIEIALTYIYGIGSTLSVKILNEAKIDVNKISSELTQEEINRLREIIEKKYRIEGDLRRDLIMNIKELKDIACWRGVRHSRGMPTRGQRTKTNSRTVRGNVRKTVGSGRKPVATPA
- a CDS encoding 30S ribosomal protein S11, with the protein product MGKKRIITKNDPKEKKKEEGAGVASSAGKSKISKNVKEGIVFISSSYNNTIITLADSQGNVLFWSTAGKIGFSGAKKCTPFAASKVAEVVAQIIESSGIEKIAVVVKGIGPGRDSAIRSFVAKGINIISIKDVTPAPHNGCRPKKPRRI
- a CDS encoding 30S ribosomal protein S4 is translated as MLRPLLIMVAGRRNQEEFNFMPKSKCKICRRLNAKLFLKGDRCASSKCAMIKKPFPPGQKKKRRPDPVSEYNRGLREKQKLRNWYNLRERQFSNYVKKVLARKNAAEDPADLLIRELESRLDSVIFRMGFSESRIQAKKMVSHGYLLINGKPVNIPSFQVSKGDVISVKSQKLGKGVFKNIQLLMKKRPVPNWIEVDDKKLEAKIKGVPTLEESASPADISIIFGHYSR
- a CDS encoding 30S ribosomal protein S9, whose product is MKKVITEEKQEIKENSEEGINADAPVLSVAEEKDVEKEVSVAKRPGYFNGIGRRKTSTARVRLSTQGNKEILINKMLLGKYFPDPNLQGIVTSPLGLMKCLDKFNVTIVLRGGGVHSQAEAARHGISRALVLFNVEFKKRLRKAEYLTRDQRMRERKKFGLKRARRAPQWAKR
- a CDS encoding 50S ribosomal protein L36, giving the protein MKVRPSTRKICEHCKVVRRKGRVYIICKKNPKHKQRQG
- a CDS encoding DNA-directed RNA polymerase subunit alpha; the encoded protein is MISLPSSPKIVKKEGSKSIFEIEALYPGYGVTIGNSLRRVLLSSLSGAAITEVKIKGTPHEFSTIHGVLEDVVMIMLNLKQMRFRLLTQESQTAVLKVKGEKKIKASDFKFPSQVELMNEDLHIATITEKSKELEIEIKIEHGTGYSPAEGRSREKLEIGVLPLDAFFTPVKRVNFTVKNMMVGKRTDFDKLTLEIETDGSIEPEDAFYQASKILVDHFNIFTEEFAPKESEKPEVKEEKKSEKKSEKKKEETSKSKKKAKKSK
- a CDS encoding 50S ribosomal protein L17 encodes the protein MRKMKKGRKFGREGNQRKALKLSFSANFILKGKMKTTEAKAKEFSSFIERQITGACKIIEKRDSAGKNSPESLHITKGLFKGFSSAVVKKLINEIAPKYKERKGGYTRVIKLGPRKSDGARMAIIELV
- the rplM gene encoding 50S ribosomal protein L13; this translates as MKMETKRETHIIDVADKILGRLAVQVAVLLRGKNKKGFVPNLDIGDFVDIKNVKKIKFSGNKINQKKYFHHSGYLGGVRMVPLKDLFEKNPKEVLRTAVYGMLPCNKLRDEQIKRLRFI